Proteins encoded by one window of Planktothrix tepida PCC 9214:
- a CDS encoding leucine-rich repeat domain-containing protein → MKRLTSSLLIGFALTLGISNGSLLAQPSVEFKNFGEWCKNQNQLGEETKHTIEVLLKVAETTDCNQANQALSQITTLDLNYGEISDIRPLSSLTQLTELFLIGNQISDISPLSSLTQLKVLYLSLNRISDISPLSSLNQLTELYLVGNTISEISPLSSLTQLKEFYIETNQIRDISPLSSSTQLTWLNLEANQISDISPLSSLTQLTSLSVMGNQINDLSSLSSLTQLTQLFLSENPIEQKICPLPNQSICNF, encoded by the coding sequence ATGAAAAGATTAACATCATCATTATTAATTGGGTTTGCATTAACTCTAGGAATCTCTAACGGTTCGTTATTAGCTCAACCCTCAGTAGAATTTAAAAATTTTGGCGAGTGGTGTAAGAATCAAAACCAATTAGGAGAGGAAACCAAACATACAATTGAAGTGTTGTTAAAAGTAGCAGAAACAACCGATTGTAATCAAGCTAATCAAGCTTTATCTCAAATCACTACACTTGATTTAAACTACGGTGAAATTAGTGATATTAGACCGTTATCCTCTTTAACTCAATTAACTGAGCTTTTTCTCATCGGCAATCAAATCAGCGACATTAGCCCTTTATCGAGTTTAACTCAATTGAAAGTGCTTTACCTCAGCCTCAATAGAATTAGTGATATTAGTCCCTTATCGAGTTTAAATCAATTGACTGAGCTTTACCTCGTCGGCAATACAATTAGTGAGATTAGCCCCTTATCCTCTTTAACTCAATTGAAAGAGTTTTACATTGAAACTAATCAAATTAGAGATATTAGTCCCTTATCCTCTTCAACTCAATTGACCTGGCTTAACCTTGAGGCTAATCAAATTAGTGATATTAGCCCTTTGTCCTCTTTAACTCAATTGACTAGCCTTAGCGTTATGGGCAATCAAATCAATGATCTTAGTTCTTTATCAAGTTTAACTCAATTGACTCAGCTTTTCCTGAGTGAAAACCCAATAGAACAGAAAATATGCCCTCTACCCAATCAATCAATTTGTAACTTTTAA
- a CDS encoding patatin-like phospholipase family protein: MFNKPRRILSFDGGGIRGLLTATMLEEVEDKLKAINPDKPLKDYFDIIAGTSSGSIIALAVAQGKSAREIRNFFKGDGDRIFPDFKSSLIDLIKRFTEQDFDFNLFNLCNIFDKDNKEIDKIMSQPFYDDQGLEEVLKEKFSDQLFGELKPLVIVPSYDVYNRQATVFKNRDDRYKNLAIWQVCKASCSAPTVFPAHIINNDQFFYELKKDAKEAKILDKSSNLDIPNEGLPFVDGGFVANNPVLCAMAECQKNFKTLPDLVVSFGAGTGFKRISVQQAQGWGAFNWANLTRSIPLMDVFTDGSSDATDYITKQLLKQETDYVRFQPILVEKDVITFSADAKNMMDLEEFADNYITTKEYRDKVQKVVEELT, from the coding sequence ATGTTTAACAAACCTCGCCGAATTCTTTCATTTGATGGTGGCGGTATTCGCGGACTTTTAACTGCCACAATGTTAGAAGAAGTTGAAGATAAGCTGAAAGCAATCAATCCTGATAAACCGTTAAAAGATTATTTCGATATTATTGCTGGTACATCTTCAGGGAGTATTATTGCACTGGCTGTTGCTCAGGGAAAATCTGCACGAGAAATTAGAAATTTTTTTAAAGGGGACGGTGATAGAATTTTTCCTGATTTTAAATCAAGTTTAATCGATCTAATTAAAAGGTTTACGGAGCAAGATTTTGATTTTAATTTATTTAATCTTTGCAATATTTTTGACAAAGATAATAAAGAAATTGATAAAATCATGAGCCAGCCTTTTTATGATGATCAAGGGTTGGAGGAGGTACTCAAAGAAAAGTTTTCTGATCAGTTATTTGGAGAGCTAAAACCTTTAGTCATTGTTCCTAGTTATGATGTTTATAACCGTCAAGCAACAGTGTTTAAAAATCGAGACGACCGTTATAAAAATTTAGCGATTTGGCAAGTATGCAAAGCTTCTTGTTCTGCTCCCACTGTTTTTCCGGCTCATATTATTAACAATGATCAGTTTTTTTATGAACTTAAAAAAGATGCAAAAGAAGCTAAAATTTTAGATAAAAGTTCCAATCTTGACATTCCCAACGAAGGTCTTCCATTTGTTGATGGTGGTTTCGTGGCTAATAATCCTGTACTTTGTGCTATGGCTGAATGTCAGAAAAACTTTAAGACACTTCCCGATTTAGTTGTATCTTTTGGAGCAGGTACAGGATTCAAGCGAATTAGTGTTCAACAAGCCCAAGGATGGGGTGCTTTTAATTGGGCTAATTTAACCAGAAGTATACCTTTGATGGATGTATTTACAGACGGCTCCAGTGATGCAACGGATTACATTACCAAACAACTCCTGAAACAAGAAACTGACTATGTAAGATTTCAGCCTATTCTCGTTGAGAAAGATGTAATTACATTTAGTGCTGATGCAAAAAACATGATGGATTTAGAAGAATTTGCTGATAATTATATTACAACCAAAGAATATCGAGATAAAGTGCAAAAAGTCGTTGAAGAACTGACGTAA
- a CDS encoding NACHT domain-containing protein yields the protein MPEMTPDEVLVLLTPLFPSNGLSDTQELVLRESWQGKSYQQIAQAFEYDTDYIKGVGSQLWKLLSQSLGKPVTKTNLHSAINCYVYQSKQGSTQSEIVSKPLTVPDCSSCEKKRIAERVELQKIRDYPNAYHLTAAIDVSFFYGRSTELSTLKHWILEEHCRLIAMVGMVGIGKTALSVKLTHEIKQQFEFVFYYNLNTGLSCSELLTEIFNYCLINLPLAPPKFSERIEVKILQFIEYLQHHKCLIILDGFEAVFQDGMLTGHYRNGYEDYRKLLQQLGEINHQSCIVITSRETPQEIAVLAGNTLPVRVLKLKGLDFEAGEIILKLKEIKGTSLDYKKLVTYYSGNPLLLKIAATSIQDLFNYSIAKFIQENKIIFNGIRAILDQQFNQLSELEKKIMYWLTIESKPVSSTQLVEDLFPPVSEPALLESLESLQRRSLIEKKSLGFTQDYLIRAYIRERIIEHFYQDLTGENHKNTPRCCPLFFILQNYPIFKVTASDAVKNYQISAFVKPLIQKLLVRYKSSEDVAEKLNLILIKLREIKIPYGYAVGNLINLLCFLNTDLSGADFSGLSLWEADLRSLNLEQMNLKYCDLSKSVLV from the coding sequence ATGCCAGAAATGACACCTGATGAAGTTTTGGTGCTATTAACTCCTCTGTTTCCATCAAATGGGTTGAGTGATACTCAAGAACTGGTGTTGCGGGAGTCTTGGCAAGGAAAATCCTATCAACAAATTGCCCAAGCCTTTGAGTATGATACAGATTATATTAAAGGGGTGGGTTCTCAGTTATGGAAATTGCTCTCTCAAAGCTTAGGAAAACCTGTTACTAAAACTAACTTACATTCTGCAATTAACTGCTACGTCTATCAATCCAAACAGGGATCTACTCAGTCTGAGATTGTATCAAAACCCTTAACGGTTCCTGATTGTTCTTCCTGTGAAAAGAAAAGAATAGCGGAAAGAGTAGAATTACAAAAAATCAGAGATTATCCTAACGCCTATCATTTAACCGCAGCGATAGATGTCTCCTTTTTTTATGGTAGAAGCACTGAACTTTCGACCCTGAAACACTGGATTTTAGAAGAGCATTGTCGCTTAATTGCAATGGTTGGGATGGTAGGAATTGGCAAAACGGCATTATCTGTTAAACTGACCCATGAAATTAAGCAACAGTTTGAATTTGTTTTCTATTATAACCTTAATACTGGTTTATCTTGTTCTGAATTACTAACAGAAATATTTAATTATTGTTTGATTAATCTTCCCTTAGCACCTCCAAAATTTTCTGAAAGAATTGAAGTCAAAATTTTACAGTTTATTGAATATTTACAACACCATAAATGTTTAATTATTCTTGATGGTTTTGAAGCTGTTTTTCAAGATGGAATGTTAACGGGACACTACCGAAATGGATATGAAGACTATCGGAAACTTCTGCAACAACTGGGAGAAATTAACCATCAAAGTTGTATTGTGATTACCAGTCGAGAAACTCCTCAAGAAATTGCTGTTTTAGCCGGGAATACTTTACCTGTTCGAGTCTTAAAGTTAAAAGGTTTAGATTTTGAAGCTGGAGAAATAATTTTAAAACTTAAAGAGATTAAAGGAACTTCATTAGATTATAAAAAATTGGTTACTTATTATTCAGGTAATCCGCTTTTATTAAAAATTGCTGCGACATCAATTCAAGATTTATTTAACTATAGTATAGCAAAATTTATACAGGAAAACAAGATTATTTTTAATGGAATAAGAGCAATATTAGATCAGCAATTCAATCAGTTATCAGAATTAGAAAAAAAGATTATGTACTGGTTAACGATTGAAAGCAAACCTGTTTCTAGTACACAACTTGTAGAGGATTTATTTCCTCCTGTCTCTGAACCTGCATTACTGGAAAGCTTAGAGTCTTTGCAACGGCGATCGCTGATTGAAAAAAAGAGTTTAGGATTTACTCAAGATTATTTAATTAGAGCTTATATTAGGGAAAGAATCATTGAACATTTTTATCAAGATTTAACCGGGGAAAATCACAAAAATACTCCTCGTTGTTGCCCGTTATTTTTCATCTTGCAAAATTACCCAATTTTCAAGGTAACTGCCAGCGATGCTGTTAAAAATTATCAAATTTCGGCTTTTGTTAAACCTTTAATTCAAAAACTTTTAGTCCGATATAAAAGTTCAGAAGATGTTGCTGAAAAGTTGAATCTGATTTTAATCAAACTTCGAGAAATCAAAATCCCTTATGGTTATGCGGTTGGGAATTTAATTAATTTATTGTGTTTTCTCAACACGGATTTATCAGGAGCAGATTTTTCAGGATTATCCCTATGGGAAGCGGATCTGAGATCCCTAAATTTAGAACAGATGAACCTAAAATATTGTGATCTCAGTAAGTCAGTGTTAGTATAA